CCAGAATATATGAAGCTAGGCTGCAAAGACCAACCTCAAAAATCAGGGACAATTAAAACTTTATAGAAANNNNNNNNNNNTAGCTAGGCTGCAAAAGACCAACCCCAAAAATCAGGGACAACTAAAACTTTATAGAAAATTATAGCGTTGCATACCCTCACGGTTTTGAGAAGAGCTGCATGGTGACTCCTGAGCAGAGAGATTGTTATTTCGTACATGTCACGTATTAGCTCTTCAGTTCTTTTAGCAACGTCATCATCCAACTTGAAGTTAATTGGCGGTTCAATAAGCCCATAATCATCATAAAGCGAACCTTCAAAGTCCATTCTAGGCCCCACAAAGCTGACACTTCTCCTCCAAGGAGG
This Papaver somniferum cultivar HN1 unplaced genomic scaffold, ASM357369v1 unplaced-scaffold_27316, whole genome shotgun sequence DNA region includes the following protein-coding sequences:
- the LOC113341250 gene encoding probable inactive ATP-dependent zinc metalloprotease FTSHI 1, chloroplastic, translating into MTVHGEPPPWRRSVSFVGPRMDFEGSLYDDYGLIEPPINFKLDDDVAKRTEELIRDMYEITISLLRSHHAALLKTVRVLLDNMEISGDEIEYILDNYPEETPLKLLLEEENPGTLPFFETENGLDLELSFLAPSEVEIS